GGACGAGATTGTGTGGAAACACACTGTCAGTGGGCAAATTGTGGACTATGTCCCTTATGCAACGTGAGCAAGAAACGATTGACCACCTTTAATTCAAATGTTGGTTCACCATTCGGCTTTGGGGCATGATCAAGGAATAGCTTCAGCTCGTAAGCATCGACACCTCCGTCTGGCACCAAATCCGATCCGCGAAGGAGTGGTGGATTGGCCTCTCCGACTCTTTTGTTCCCAACAGGAAGGCGATGGCATCTCTTGCATTGCTTAtgttatgaccggcatattaggggcttagcccagtgggttgtggcccaagttatcttatcgttattaggggcttagcccaattatcttatttgcttaggagtcaagtaaacctctctatataaggagaggagatgtatcaatctaatcaagcaagaagcaatcattatttgctcggcttcccttagggagccgggagacctaaccctagccgcctcttgcgccgccgccgcctcttctccaCCACGCAAGGACGGCGCCTAGCCGCCGGCTGCCGcgccctcgtcctcgtcctcctccctctttcCCCTACAATCTTCGCCCTAGAACCGGCAGAACCCTAGCTCCTAAGGGAAGCCGAGCAAATaatgattgcttcttgcttgattagattgatacatctcatCTCCTTATATAAAaaggtttacttgactcctaagcaaatgataagataattgggctaagcccctaataacgatacgataacttgggccacaacccactgggctaagcccctaatatgccggtcataacaGCTTACCTCTTGGACCATCTAGAACGAGCGAAATGCACATGTCTTCCGTCACAAAAGTGTCCCACCCTCCGTAATTCTAGCCAACACTAAATGCGAAGCCGCGCTTTGGGCTACCGCAGGGGTCAAGAAGTTGCGTTTGATCATGCTGGGAGAGTAATCCTTTTGTAATATGGGGTTTATTCTAACTCTGTAACTCTTTGATCCTCTTTTAACTAATATATGAGGCAATTTTTTGCCTCGGTTTCAGAAAAAACTAAGCAGGTCATcgaaacaacacacaaaaaaaaatcatatcaacaaagaagaaaaattCAGATTAAAACAACACAAGAATGAAATCAGAACATTAGAGAAAATCTACAAAAAATTCTAGGGCATTATTTGTTAGAGGTATAGCCTTCACTTCTTGCCGTCTTGACGTCTCGTCCTCTGTTGCTGTTGATTCCCGCGATGCATTGACAGAGGAAAATCCCCACCATTTGCGAGCGCTCGACGTGTCGCCGTTTCCCtcaccccgcgccgccgccgccagaaaGCCCTCGCGGCTCAATGGCGGTGTGCGCGGAGCTGAACCAGCTGCAGCACATCGAGCCCTCCCGCTTCATCTCCTTCTCCTTCCCCAACCCTTTCCTCCACGACGCCTCCAACCCTTACAGCGACGCCGACGACCACGCGGAGTTCCTCCGGGTGGCCGTTGTCGACTCCCCTGCCCCCGCGGCGCCATCCCCGACCGCGCCGAGGACGGCGGCGATGCTCGTCCCGGCCGGCCGGCACCGGGACTGGATCTTCTCCACCCGCGCCGGGCagctccacctcctcctctcctcccgaTCCCAGTGCACAATCTCTCGCCTTATACTCGTCGGCCCAGAGATCCCCACTCCCTCCCCTCGGATCGTTTGCTCCGCCGCCGCTCGCCCGGACCCGGATCCTGCTCGCGCGCggctcctccccctcctcctggcCCTCTGCCCCAGGGCTGCGTTTGGCAACGGTGCCATCCCTGACGTCCCGCTGCTCTCCTTCCACGACGACCTCCTTCGGCTTGTTCCTGTCCAGCTTGTCGCCGGTCCTGTCGTCGGCGAGATGCTTGTCGAGGATGTGGCCGTGGACTGCGCTCCTGGCCCGGCCGAGTTGCGCCGGAGGCTGCGTTTCAAGCGCATGCCGTGCCTTATACAGACCCAGGTGCGCCTTGCCTGGCCAATGTCTGCTGCTGCTTCTGCTGCTTCTTCGTTGTTGGAGGCATTGGAGGAGGGGCCTGCTAGTTCGTTACAGCCTGAGGTGGGTGGACCATTAGTCCAGCCTTACCTCCAGGCCATGGTTGCCGGCCTTGCACTCATCGACTCATCGGTGGAGGAGAATGCTCGGTCAGGTGCAAGGCCGAGGTGCCTCTGCGCTGGCATTGGTGGTGGAGCTCTTCCAATGTCCATCAGGGTGGGACTTGGCTTCGATGTACTGGGCGTCGAGTCTGATTGTGTTGTCCTAGACGTCGCAAGGAACTATTTTGGACTGGTGGAGGATGAGTTCCTTCATGTACGTGTTGGCGATGCTATTCAAATGATTCAGGATTTTGCACATGGAGATGAGCCTGATTCGAAATTCAGTGCAATTATGGTGGATCTTGACTCCCCTGATGCAATGTGTGGTGTCAGTGCGCCGCCATTGGAGATGACCCATAGAAGCATCCTTCTTGCTGCACGCAGAATTCTACATCATGATGGAGTGCTGGTACTGAATGTAATCCCTCCTGCTGCTGATGCATCCTTCTACAAAGGGCTGATTGATGTTCTTCACCAGGTTTTCTCTGAGTTATATGAGATAGATGTTGGTAATGGTGAAAATTTTGTTCTTGTTGCCAGAGTGTCACCGACTGAAAGCACCCTTCTTGATAGTTCAAGGCTCTTTCGGACGGAATTGAGGAAATTAACTGGGGATTTTTTGGAACGTATAAGAAAAGTTGAAATTCCAAGTTAGTGTTGCTGTTTGAAGTCATGACCTACAGAGAGGCTGTTCCAGACTTATATTTGGGTCTGATATATAGTGCTAAGGTCATGGCTATATTAGAATTTTGACAGTACTATTCTGATACCCAATCAAGAAAGCCTGTTTGAGCATTACTACAGAACTGCTGGGTTTGCTTTTGTTATTTTGCTGCTATGCAAACTGAGCATTTGCTGCTGTGCTTTAGATCATATCTGAGTGAGCAATACCTGAACTTCATATTGTCTTCCAAGGCTGAATACTTTAGGAGGAGCGACAATTTTTTTGAAAATCAATGGTGGAAAGTGCCGGGATAAAGAACTCTGGCAAGTTCGCTTCAATCCAGGAGCTGTGGAATACCAATTTTTTTGTAAGTTCACTACCAGTTAATGGTTAATGCCACATGTTGACAAGCTTAGGCAGCGATTCAGGGTGCAACAAGATCTACTAAGTTACATGAGATGCTCTTTATCCTTCATCAACTGATTGGTGCATATTTTCATGAAGATTGTTCTGTCCTGCCAACCATTGTACGACAGTAAAGTGTTTGTCATGACACTAGTAGATATAATTCGAAAATTATTTATGTACCAGAATTCTAGTTTAGCCATTTGAAACTTCGTTTTTCTTTACGTTCCGATGAGCAGGAATTTTGTTTTACTGTCAAGAAGAATTATTGTGTAGTGATTTAGCTCAAAGCAGAATACATCAAATGACATCACTACTTAATTACATATTCAGTTGTTTCAAATTTAGCCTTGTTATTAGATTATCATATTATATGTCAATTGCCTTTTATGGGGTATAAAAATGCTCTATAAATATGCTTTTAAGGTTGCCTTGTTCAGTAAACTCGTCTACAGCGTGATTTGAGTAACACAATCCATAGCATATACAATTGATCTCTCCTTTTCCCCTATTTGCTTTTAGGTTGGAATTGATGTCAGTTTGGTTTGAACGAGAAAAAGAGTGGTTACCAATTATTTAGCTGGGCAGGAAACTTTCTGCTTACCTAGATGGTGGGATCAACTTTATTCAATCAAGCTTCTTGGATGAGCAACATCCATATGTTTATCTGCTGTGATGTGTACAGCAATTAAACGACGAATCTGTAGCGGAAGAAATGCCAAAATGGGAGCAAATGATTTCATCAGTTGGAGAGAGTTCATAAACAGATGTTTCGGTGGAGTACTCCACCGTTGAACATGCCTAGTGGCCTGAACATTTCAACCAGTTCACCAAGGATGTGTTCAGACATCTCACATGTTGTAGATTTTGTCAGAACCCAATATGTCGCCACTATTGCTTTTTCTCGGTTCGTACTCTGCTGTAGTTTGGTTATTTCGATTAAAGAAACGCCGGGTTGAACGAAGGGGTAAGGGAATCTCCAACGTCATCCCCAAATCAGATTCACTATCCGTCACCTAAATCGGATTCACTATCCTTCCGTGCACACAGATATGAGAGCTGACCATCAAATCTTATCCAACAAACGTCTGCTCCTTTTCTTAAATCCGCAACCAACTAGAGGTTTGAGGCAGGGAGATCCTCTACCCCCTACTTATTCTTGTCATGTACGGAGGGCTGCTGCTATATGGCTTAAGATTATATGTGATTGGACTCACGTGAGCCCCCTGCGTCCAGCCCAGCTCGCCagcaggccgcggcccagccggcccacgccctcgcccgctcgtcctcgagctcCGCTCGGAGACCCGCCGCCGCACGACTCGCCGGCCACCGCCGTGGCCGAGTCGGCCTCCTCGCGCCGCCTTGCCCCATCTCCACGCAAGCCGCCTCCCCCTTTTCCTACAAAAGCCGCCGAGGCCCCGGCCCTCTTCTCTTCCCCAAgtcgcagccgccgccgccgcccgccttgccgTCGACCCTCGTCGACACCACCACCGCAACCGCCGCGACGCGCCGCCCCTCTCCGTCCACTCCGCTAAGCCGGAGGATCACTGGAGCCGCCGCACTGCACACACccaaagccgccgccgccgtcttcctccCCACCGGCGCCGTCAACCGCCGCGGTAAGCCGCTTCGCCCCTCAGCCGTCCGATCTAGATCCTAGGGCTCGGATTAGATCTAGCTGTTTTTTTCTTCGAAACGGTATGTGCTATTTAGAGAACGTTCACTAGGTTAGGTCTTCGCAGCGAACGGTTTTCGTCGCATATGcttctgtagcgaacgttcgttcaataggatttttctttttattttagtttttggccagggacccatccgtgaatattttatttacagattagcccctACTTTTCAAACGACCActacttttcgctcgtttgtccaaatccaacgaaaccaacgcccacttcttcgttacgaTTCCccctatccagtaaaacaacttaaatatatttttgaaagttttaaaatttgatttcaaacagatttgtatttaaacttcgtttgatcgtaacttgagttttataactccgtttgagttgattctttttgcaaatcgaagcacttgacctaaaatttctgataaggccaaattcacataattttggtactattagaaattgttttatgctgcaagagttatttgcttggttttgatgttttccgaaatGTCTTCTTCGTtttttccgatcttttgagtgattgcttatgtgtggttactattgcttgctcatgATAGATTGAAttgagtgtgacgagtagaactatcaggagttatg
This sequence is a window from Aegilops tauschii subsp. strangulata cultivar AL8/78 chromosome 7, Aet v6.0, whole genome shotgun sequence. Protein-coding genes within it:
- the LOC109736404 gene encoding uncharacterized protein; the protein is MAVCAELNQLQHIEPSRFISFSFPNPFLHDASNPYSDADDHAEFLRVAVVDSPAPAAPSPTAPRTAAMLVPAGRHRDWIFSTRAGQLHLLLSSRSQCTISRLILVGPEIPTPSPRIVCSAAARPDPDPARARLLPLLLALCPRAAFGNGAIPDVPLLSFHDDLLRLVPVQLVAGPVVGEMLVEDVAVDCAPGPAELRRRLRFKRMPCLIQTQVRLAWPMSAAASAASSLLEALEEGPASSLQPEVGGPLVQPYLQAMVAGLALIDSSVEENARSGARPRCLCAGIGGGALPMSIRVGLGFDVLGVESDCVVLDVARNYFGLVEDEFLHVRVGDAIQMIQDFAHGDEPDSKFSAIMVDLDSPDAMCGVSAPPLEMTHRSILLAARRILHHDGVLVLNVIPPAADASFYKGLIDVLHQVFSELYEIDVGNGENFVLVARVSPTESTLLDSSRLFRTELRKLTGDFLERIRKVEIPS